One Vespa crabro chromosome 1, iyVesCrab1.2, whole genome shotgun sequence genomic region harbors:
- the LOC124432519 gene encoding uncharacterized protein LOC124432519 isoform X2 — MLPSTLYDRRVSVYGVAVTPVLAKYRRECDEIFLKILIYPKEKGSKSMVDLSGPDTPYQHGFNNVVFVLPTIIVVGLSAG; from the exons ATGCTTCCTTCGACGCTTTATGACCGACGTGTTAGCGTTT ATGGCGTCGCGGTGACACCTGTTCTCGCCAAGTACCGCCGCGAGTGCGATGAAATATTCCTGAAGATTCTCATTTAtccgaaagagaaaggaagcaAAAGTATGGTGGATCTCAGTGGACCTGACACGCCGTATCAACACGGCTTCAACAACGTCGTCTTCGTTCTTCCAACGATAATAGTCGTCGGTCTTTCCG cCGGCTAA
- the LOC124432404 gene encoding transcription factor CP2 isoform X3, which translates to MKWSEVERSRVSYFESRRYSPITLKNRRHYPPSQDTKERIGLMHHQYHANCGNFQGGSIGSNGSTGQGWSTQVEELAEHLADFDGSLSALAASDLATAVASYNMSEALLAFPSVFKQEAPSPENQHNSSNLNHVTQRAINGPASNNTNVGTIEADNNNNNNNNNNNNNNNNNSSSSSSNNGQTAAASLHQLLYSGNEEYPATSTSGNHVSSSQQGNEFNEDCRFQYVLAAATSIATKVNEETLTYLNQGQSYEVKLKKLGDLSAYRGRILKGHTTFLFQSTIRICFHERRLQYTEREQMLAWQRTRPGERLLEVDVPLSYGMVDVCQPSPSSNSVEFMWDPTKEVGVYIKVNCISTEFTPKKHGGEKGVPFRIQVETRLPGGPRLHAASCQVKVFKLKGADRKHKQDRDKIQRRPPHEQDKYQPGYDCTILSDIPLEALSSSNLIAQNGASPYTSTEAISPQSRASVGGNVSPIRAPSALSVSASGVVPLVSVPDAAKENVGTAPALPSPAAILPDQSCIVETDNVGFSRRNANSPKQLESMKIGTSYFTELAPDANTAQTSAWLRAGRFNAFESTFASFSASDILRLSRDDLIQICGLADGIRLFNALHSKAPTPKLTLYFSLESNGSLWRVAYLDHLTSNALTNKLTSTLCLSQDRLHSVLFLGPQGIHVLVTDELVANMKDESMYYVETIKDTASERYKLLLKSSSR; encoded by the exons ATGAAGTGGAGTGAAGTCGAAAGATCAAGGGTGTCGTATTTCGAAAGTCGACGTTATTCACcgataacattaaaaaatcgACGACATTATCCGCCCTCCCAggatacgaaagagagaatcgGTCTGATGCATCATCAGTATCATGCCAATTGCGGGAACTTTCAAGGCG GATCTATCGGAAGCAATGGTTCCACCGGTCAAGGTTGGTCCACACAGGTGGAAGAACTTGCGGAACATCTGGCCGACTTTGACGGATCGTTGTCCGCTCTCGCGGCTTCCGATCTTGCTACAGCCGTCGCCTCCTACAATATGAG CGAAGCTTTACTCGCCTTTCCATCGGTCTTCAAGCAGGAAGCACCGTCACCGGAAAATCAACACAACAGTTCGAA TTTAAATCACGTGACCCAGAGAGCAATAAACGGGCCAGCTTCGAATAATACGAACGTCGGTACGATCGAAGcggacaacaacaacaacaacaacaacaacaacaacaacaacaacaacaacaacaacagcagcagcagcagcagcaacaatgGACAGACCGCGGCGGCGAGTCTTCATCAGCTGCTCTACTCGGGTAACGAGGAATATCCGGCGACATCGACCTCAGGAAATCACGTTTCTTCCTCCCAACAAGGAAATGAGTTCAACGAGGATTGTCG CTTCCAATACGTTCTTGCAGCGGCTACGAGCATCGCGACAAAGGTCAACGAGGAAACGCTTACGTATTTAAACCAAGGTCAGTCGTACGAAGTCAAATTGAAGAAACTCGGGGATCTGTCGGCCTATCGCGGAAGGATTTTGAAG GGACATACGACGTTTTTGTTTCAGTCGACGATTCGTATTTGTTTTCACGAGAGGCGCCTCCAATACACCGAGCGAGAACAAATGCTCGCTTGGCAACGTACTAGACCCGGTGAAAGATTACTCGAAGTAGATGTGCCCCTTAGTTATGGTATGGTGGACGTTTGTCAACCATCTCCGTCCAGCAATAGCGTAGAATTTATGTGGGATCCCACCAAGGAGGTTGGCGTTTATATAAAG GTTAATTGTATTAGCACGGAGTTTACACCAAAGAAACACGGTGGCGAGAAAGGTGTACCTTTTCGAATTCAAGTCGAAACCCGATTACCCGGCGGACCCCGATTGCATGCCGCATCTTGTCAGGTCAAAGTCTTTAAATTGAAAGGGGCCGATCGTAAACACAAACAAGACAGAGATAAAATTCAACGGCGACCGCCGCACGAACAGGACAAGTATCAGCCTGGTTACGATTGCACTATTTTATCCGAC ATTCCATTAGAAGCATTGTCATCGTCGAATTTGATAGCGCAAAACGGAGCGAGTCCTTACACGTCAACCGAGGCAAT ATCACCACAAAGCCGAGCGAGCGTAGGTGGCAACGTTTCGCCCATTAGAGCACCCTCGGCCCTATCGGTTTCCGCTTCCGGAGTCGTACCCTTGGTATCGGTGCCGGATGCTGCGAAAGAAAACGTAGGAACGGCACCGGCTCTTCCATCGCCCGCAGCCATCTTACCGGATCAATCTTGCATCGTTGAAACCGACAACGTTGGTTTCTCGAGGAGAAACGCTAATTCCCCGAAACAATTGGAATCTATGAAAATC GGAACGTCTTACTTCACCGAATTGGCACCGGACGCTAATACAGCGCAAACGAGCGCGTGGCTTCGAGCGGGCCGATTCAATGCTTTCGAGTCGACCTTCGCAAGTTTCTCAGCTTCTGACATTTTACGGCTCTCCAGAGACGACTTGATACAAATCTGCGGTCTCGCCGATGGAATACGATTGTTCAATGCTCTGCACTCGAAGGCACCGACGCCGAAACTCACGCTCTATTTCTCCTTGGAAAGTAACGGCTCGCTCTGGAGAGTCGCTTATCTCGATCATTTGACCAGCAACGCGCTAACGAACAAATTAACGAGTACTTTGTGCCTATCGCAGGATCGTTTACACTCGGTGCTTTTCCTCGGTCCTCAAGGAATTCACGTTTTGGTTACCGACGAATTGGTTGCTAATATGAAGGACGAAAGCATGTACTACGTGGAAACTATCAAAG atACGGCCAGCGAACGGTACAAATTACTCTTGAAATCATCCTCACGCTGA
- the LOC124432415 gene encoding uncharacterized protein LOC124432415 has product MAQTSEPAPVHCYTNPSFCRQSEYIPDDRENLPPPPQFQSTDELPPPPPPLQMHLQCGQSNPAFQANAEIRIERQIETREAREHRRYCYLNENRDPAHKRYASLPIEDHNVIGYGQSSRYEYIQEEQRGHVQRRPSIRYEFIPRQQVQRQRSAPPLNQDDGRRGLPRIQTNQNNGGRYAIVPGELDYPDDDDDDDDDDDDDDDDDNNNDNDNDNNDVKRSASIGRRISPVRRGSVNTLQGRYARVPLQDEDPPALPERNLQQEYPRSPRNNLATKRLHEILTTPRKPRSRSEERTLSPKRQQSVNQTGTPQRRALTPVGSPSGRTFSPTTRTTPQGTPQNRAFPTNGPQTSTPNKEPSARRCLPLVENSSRQRDVCPASNCGKLRYVGTAPVDLASMVYGEPPPRYGYLENGPESMPMVSGSPRYQVLPADQKRNGYQSVESAFIARTAVVPPLSPPHSEVNTTLVSALEKNDRRNAPLLLVLVGVLTCGLAIYLSWTQGRRYYFDSAVGCGACCALAGACRSLRRTWTGLGLAGLSALSCAGLLLLAAKSPRPGTPLHDVTAGALCGVSLLGASLALLAVLTPKCNLGRHRRVHSWIPRLSS; this is encoded by the exons ATGGCACAAACGTCCGAGCCGGCACCCGTGCATTGCTATACGAATCCATCGTTTTGTCGTCAATCCGAATACATCCCGGACGACAGAGAGAACCTACCACCTCCGCCACAATTTCAAAGTACCGACGAGTtaccaccgccgccgccgccttTGCAAATGCATTTACAGTGCGGCCAAAGCAATCCCGCGTTTCAGGCTAACGCCGAAATACGAATCGAGAGGCAAATCGAGACGCGAGAGGCCAGAGAGCACAGgcgatattgttatttgaaTGAGAATAGAGATCCAGCGCACAAGAGGTATGCCAGTTTGCCGATCGAAGATCATAACGTAATCGGGTATGGACAATCCTCGAGGTACGAGTACATTCAGGAGGAGCAAAGGGGTCACGTGCAGAGAAGGCCTTCCATCAGGTACGAGTTCATTCCGCGCCAGCAGGTGCAACGGCAACGTTCCGCGCCGCCGCTCAACCAAGACGATGGACGACGGGGCCTGCCACGGATACAGACGAACCAGAACAATGGCGGAAGATACGCGATCGTACCGGGTGAACTCGATTATCcggacgacgatgacgacgacgacgacgacgacgacgacgacgacgacgacgacaacaacaacgacaacgacaatgacaacaacGACGTCAAGAGAAGTGCTTCGATCGGTAGACGAATTTCACCGGTACGACGTGGTAGCGTAAACACGCTTCAGG GTCGTTACGCGAGAGTACCTCTGCAAGACGAGGACCCTCCGGCCCTCCCGGAAAGGAATCTTCAACAGGAATACCCGAGGTCGCCGAGGAATAATCTGGCGACGAAAAGACTTCACGAGATATTGACGACTCCACGGAAGCCAAGGTCTAGATCGGAGGAACGAACCCTATCGCCTAAAAGGCAACAGAGCGTGAATCAAACCGGTACGCCACAAAGGAGAGCTCTCACCCCAGTTGGATCACCAAGCG gTCGTACCTTTAGCCCGACCACTCGTACGACTCCCCAAGGAACTCCGCAGAATCGAGCGTTTCCAACGAATGGCCCTCAAACCTCGACACCGAACAAAGAACCTTCGGCAAGGAGGTGCTTACCCCTCGTTGAAAACTCATCCCGACAACGGGACGTATGTCCAGCAAGTAATTGCGGCAAACTTCGTTACGTTGGTACGGCTCCGGTTGATCTTGCATCGATGGTTTACGGAGAGCCACCGCCTCGTTATGGATATCTCGAAAATGGTCCGGAATCTATGCCAATGGTGTCCGGTTCTCCGAGGTATCAGGTACTTCCGGCCGATCAAAAGAGGAACGGCTATCAGAGCGTGGAGAGCGCGTTTATCGCGAGGACCGCCGTA GTACCACCGTTATCTCCGCCGCATAGCGAGGTTAACACGACACTGGTAAGCGCATTGGAGAAAAATGATCGTAGAAATGCCCCGCTCTTGCTCGTATTGGTAGGCGTTTTAACCTGCGGTCTCGCTATTTACCTATCTTGGACGCAAGGAAGAAG ATATTACTTCGACAGTGCCGTCGGTTGCGGCGCCTGTTGCGCTCTAGCAGGAGCTTGCAGAAGTTTAAGAAGAACCTGGACAGGGCTGGGTCTCGCGGGACTCTCGGCACTGAGTTGCGCCGGACTCTTGTTACTCGCTGCGAAATCGCCCAGACCAGGAACTCCTCTTCACGACGTCACAGCCGGTGCTTTGTGCGGAGTTTCGCTTTTAGGTGCCAGCCTCGCGCTCCTTGCCGTGTTAACGCCAAAGTGTAACTTGGGTAGACACAGAAGAGTGCACTCTTGGATCCCTCGGCTGTCATCTTGA
- the LOC124432404 gene encoding transcription factor CP2 isoform X2, which produces MELHIIMDGGTETLNEAMWFAETPSPPYEQLSPNRPNRCDGIVAQQAATGYNDSRDTLWQDKENVLKSCSEEGAARIRSSNESPCHVSSSPEQTGNPSQTNNLKRRNAAGEPTIHTVSELDRKHARRDGSIGSNGSTGQGWSTQVEELAEHLADFDGSLSALAASDLATAVASYNMSEALLAFPSVFKQEAPSPENQHNSSNLNHVTQRAINGPASNNTNVGTIEADNNNNNNNNNNNNNNNNNSSSSSSNNGQTAAASLHQLLYSGNEEYPATSTSGNHVSSSQQGNEFNEDCRFQYVLAAATSIATKVNEETLTYLNQGQSYEVKLKKLGDLSAYRGRILKSTIRICFHERRLQYTEREQMLAWQRTRPGERLLEVDVPLSYGMVDVCQPSPSSNSVEFMWDPTKEVGVYIKVNCISTEFTPKKHGGEKGVPFRIQVETRLPGGPRLHAASCQVKVFKLKGADRKHKQDRDKIQRRPPHEQDKYQPGYDCTILSDIPLEALSSSNLIAQNGASPYTSTEAISPQSRASVGGNVSPIRAPSALSVSASGVVPLVSVPDAAKENVGTAPALPSPAAILPDQSCIVETDNVGFSRRNANSPKQLESMKIGTSYFTELAPDANTAQTSAWLRAGRFNAFESTFASFSASDILRLSRDDLIQICGLADGIRLFNALHSKAPTPKLTLYFSLESNGSLWRVAYLDHLTSNALTNKLTSTLCLSQDRLHSVLFLGPQGIHVLVTDELVANMKDESMYYVETIKDTASERYKLLLKSSSR; this is translated from the exons ATGGAGCTCCATATAATTATGGATGGCGGTACGGAAACCCTGAACGAGGCTATGTGGTTCGCTGAGACACCATCGCCGCCGTACGAACAATTATCGCCTAATCGTCCAAACAGATGCGATGGAATAGTAGCGCAGCAA GCAGCCACCGGTTATAACGATTCTCGGGATACATTGTGGCAAGATAAGGAGAACGTGCTAAAGAGTTGTTCGGAAGAGGGTGCTGCTCGAATACGTTCGAGCAACGAATCGCCGTGTCACGTGTCCTCGTCTCCCGAGCAAACGGGCAATCCATCTCAGACGAACAATTTGAAACGTCGAAACGCTGCTGGCGAACCGACGATACACACTGTTTCGGAACTCGATAGGAAGCACGCTAGAAGAGACG GATCTATCGGAAGCAATGGTTCCACCGGTCAAGGTTGGTCCACACAGGTGGAAGAACTTGCGGAACATCTGGCCGACTTTGACGGATCGTTGTCCGCTCTCGCGGCTTCCGATCTTGCTACAGCCGTCGCCTCCTACAATATGAG CGAAGCTTTACTCGCCTTTCCATCGGTCTTCAAGCAGGAAGCACCGTCACCGGAAAATCAACACAACAGTTCGAA TTTAAATCACGTGACCCAGAGAGCAATAAACGGGCCAGCTTCGAATAATACGAACGTCGGTACGATCGAAGcggacaacaacaacaacaacaacaacaacaacaacaacaacaacaacaacaacaacagcagcagcagcagcagcaacaatgGACAGACCGCGGCGGCGAGTCTTCATCAGCTGCTCTACTCGGGTAACGAGGAATATCCGGCGACATCGACCTCAGGAAATCACGTTTCTTCCTCCCAACAAGGAAATGAGTTCAACGAGGATTGTCG CTTCCAATACGTTCTTGCAGCGGCTACGAGCATCGCGACAAAGGTCAACGAGGAAACGCTTACGTATTTAAACCAAGGTCAGTCGTACGAAGTCAAATTGAAGAAACTCGGGGATCTGTCGGCCTATCGCGGAAGGATTTTGAAG TCGACGATTCGTATTTGTTTTCACGAGAGGCGCCTCCAATACACCGAGCGAGAACAAATGCTCGCTTGGCAACGTACTAGACCCGGTGAAAGATTACTCGAAGTAGATGTGCCCCTTAGTTATGGTATGGTGGACGTTTGTCAACCATCTCCGTCCAGCAATAGCGTAGAATTTATGTGGGATCCCACCAAGGAGGTTGGCGTTTATATAAAG GTTAATTGTATTAGCACGGAGTTTACACCAAAGAAACACGGTGGCGAGAAAGGTGTACCTTTTCGAATTCAAGTCGAAACCCGATTACCCGGCGGACCCCGATTGCATGCCGCATCTTGTCAGGTCAAAGTCTTTAAATTGAAAGGGGCCGATCGTAAACACAAACAAGACAGAGATAAAATTCAACGGCGACCGCCGCACGAACAGGACAAGTATCAGCCTGGTTACGATTGCACTATTTTATCCGAC ATTCCATTAGAAGCATTGTCATCGTCGAATTTGATAGCGCAAAACGGAGCGAGTCCTTACACGTCAACCGAGGCAAT ATCACCACAAAGCCGAGCGAGCGTAGGTGGCAACGTTTCGCCCATTAGAGCACCCTCGGCCCTATCGGTTTCCGCTTCCGGAGTCGTACCCTTGGTATCGGTGCCGGATGCTGCGAAAGAAAACGTAGGAACGGCACCGGCTCTTCCATCGCCCGCAGCCATCTTACCGGATCAATCTTGCATCGTTGAAACCGACAACGTTGGTTTCTCGAGGAGAAACGCTAATTCCCCGAAACAATTGGAATCTATGAAAATC GGAACGTCTTACTTCACCGAATTGGCACCGGACGCTAATACAGCGCAAACGAGCGCGTGGCTTCGAGCGGGCCGATTCAATGCTTTCGAGTCGACCTTCGCAAGTTTCTCAGCTTCTGACATTTTACGGCTCTCCAGAGACGACTTGATACAAATCTGCGGTCTCGCCGATGGAATACGATTGTTCAATGCTCTGCACTCGAAGGCACCGACGCCGAAACTCACGCTCTATTTCTCCTTGGAAAGTAACGGCTCGCTCTGGAGAGTCGCTTATCTCGATCATTTGACCAGCAACGCGCTAACGAACAAATTAACGAGTACTTTGTGCCTATCGCAGGATCGTTTACACTCGGTGCTTTTCCTCGGTCCTCAAGGAATTCACGTTTTGGTTACCGACGAATTGGTTGCTAATATGAAGGACGAAAGCATGTACTACGTGGAAACTATCAAAG atACGGCCAGCGAACGGTACAAATTACTCTTGAAATCATCCTCACGCTGA
- the LOC124432404 gene encoding transcription factor CP2 isoform X1: MELHIIMDGGTETLNEAMWFAETPSPPYEQLSPNRPNRCDGIVAQQAATGYNDSRDTLWQDKENVLKSCSEEGAARIRSSNESPCHVSSSPEQTGNPSQTNNLKRRNAAGEPTIHTVSELDRKHARRDGSIGSNGSTGQGWSTQVEELAEHLADFDGSLSALAASDLATAVASYNMSEALLAFPSVFKQEAPSPENQHNSSNLNHVTQRAINGPASNNTNVGTIEADNNNNNNNNNNNNNNNNNSSSSSSNNGQTAAASLHQLLYSGNEEYPATSTSGNHVSSSQQGNEFNEDCRFQYVLAAATSIATKVNEETLTYLNQGQSYEVKLKKLGDLSAYRGRILKGHTTFLFQSTIRICFHERRLQYTEREQMLAWQRTRPGERLLEVDVPLSYGMVDVCQPSPSSNSVEFMWDPTKEVGVYIKVNCISTEFTPKKHGGEKGVPFRIQVETRLPGGPRLHAASCQVKVFKLKGADRKHKQDRDKIQRRPPHEQDKYQPGYDCTILSDIPLEALSSSNLIAQNGASPYTSTEAISPQSRASVGGNVSPIRAPSALSVSASGVVPLVSVPDAAKENVGTAPALPSPAAILPDQSCIVETDNVGFSRRNANSPKQLESMKIGTSYFTELAPDANTAQTSAWLRAGRFNAFESTFASFSASDILRLSRDDLIQICGLADGIRLFNALHSKAPTPKLTLYFSLESNGSLWRVAYLDHLTSNALTNKLTSTLCLSQDRLHSVLFLGPQGIHVLVTDELVANMKDESMYYVETIKDTASERYKLLLKSSSR, from the exons ATGGAGCTCCATATAATTATGGATGGCGGTACGGAAACCCTGAACGAGGCTATGTGGTTCGCTGAGACACCATCGCCGCCGTACGAACAATTATCGCCTAATCGTCCAAACAGATGCGATGGAATAGTAGCGCAGCAA GCAGCCACCGGTTATAACGATTCTCGGGATACATTGTGGCAAGATAAGGAGAACGTGCTAAAGAGTTGTTCGGAAGAGGGTGCTGCTCGAATACGTTCGAGCAACGAATCGCCGTGTCACGTGTCCTCGTCTCCCGAGCAAACGGGCAATCCATCTCAGACGAACAATTTGAAACGTCGAAACGCTGCTGGCGAACCGACGATACACACTGTTTCGGAACTCGATAGGAAGCACGCTAGAAGAGACG GATCTATCGGAAGCAATGGTTCCACCGGTCAAGGTTGGTCCACACAGGTGGAAGAACTTGCGGAACATCTGGCCGACTTTGACGGATCGTTGTCCGCTCTCGCGGCTTCCGATCTTGCTACAGCCGTCGCCTCCTACAATATGAG CGAAGCTTTACTCGCCTTTCCATCGGTCTTCAAGCAGGAAGCACCGTCACCGGAAAATCAACACAACAGTTCGAA TTTAAATCACGTGACCCAGAGAGCAATAAACGGGCCAGCTTCGAATAATACGAACGTCGGTACGATCGAAGcggacaacaacaacaacaacaacaacaacaacaacaacaacaacaacaacaacaacagcagcagcagcagcagcaacaatgGACAGACCGCGGCGGCGAGTCTTCATCAGCTGCTCTACTCGGGTAACGAGGAATATCCGGCGACATCGACCTCAGGAAATCACGTTTCTTCCTCCCAACAAGGAAATGAGTTCAACGAGGATTGTCG CTTCCAATACGTTCTTGCAGCGGCTACGAGCATCGCGACAAAGGTCAACGAGGAAACGCTTACGTATTTAAACCAAGGTCAGTCGTACGAAGTCAAATTGAAGAAACTCGGGGATCTGTCGGCCTATCGCGGAAGGATTTTGAAG GGACATACGACGTTTTTGTTTCAGTCGACGATTCGTATTTGTTTTCACGAGAGGCGCCTCCAATACACCGAGCGAGAACAAATGCTCGCTTGGCAACGTACTAGACCCGGTGAAAGATTACTCGAAGTAGATGTGCCCCTTAGTTATGGTATGGTGGACGTTTGTCAACCATCTCCGTCCAGCAATAGCGTAGAATTTATGTGGGATCCCACCAAGGAGGTTGGCGTTTATATAAAG GTTAATTGTATTAGCACGGAGTTTACACCAAAGAAACACGGTGGCGAGAAAGGTGTACCTTTTCGAATTCAAGTCGAAACCCGATTACCCGGCGGACCCCGATTGCATGCCGCATCTTGTCAGGTCAAAGTCTTTAAATTGAAAGGGGCCGATCGTAAACACAAACAAGACAGAGATAAAATTCAACGGCGACCGCCGCACGAACAGGACAAGTATCAGCCTGGTTACGATTGCACTATTTTATCCGAC ATTCCATTAGAAGCATTGTCATCGTCGAATTTGATAGCGCAAAACGGAGCGAGTCCTTACACGTCAACCGAGGCAAT ATCACCACAAAGCCGAGCGAGCGTAGGTGGCAACGTTTCGCCCATTAGAGCACCCTCGGCCCTATCGGTTTCCGCTTCCGGAGTCGTACCCTTGGTATCGGTGCCGGATGCTGCGAAAGAAAACGTAGGAACGGCACCGGCTCTTCCATCGCCCGCAGCCATCTTACCGGATCAATCTTGCATCGTTGAAACCGACAACGTTGGTTTCTCGAGGAGAAACGCTAATTCCCCGAAACAATTGGAATCTATGAAAATC GGAACGTCTTACTTCACCGAATTGGCACCGGACGCTAATACAGCGCAAACGAGCGCGTGGCTTCGAGCGGGCCGATTCAATGCTTTCGAGTCGACCTTCGCAAGTTTCTCAGCTTCTGACATTTTACGGCTCTCCAGAGACGACTTGATACAAATCTGCGGTCTCGCCGATGGAATACGATTGTTCAATGCTCTGCACTCGAAGGCACCGACGCCGAAACTCACGCTCTATTTCTCCTTGGAAAGTAACGGCTCGCTCTGGAGAGTCGCTTATCTCGATCATTTGACCAGCAACGCGCTAACGAACAAATTAACGAGTACTTTGTGCCTATCGCAGGATCGTTTACACTCGGTGCTTTTCCTCGGTCCTCAAGGAATTCACGTTTTGGTTACCGACGAATTGGTTGCTAATATGAAGGACGAAAGCATGTACTACGTGGAAACTATCAAAG atACGGCCAGCGAACGGTACAAATTACTCTTGAAATCATCCTCACGCTGA
- the LOC124432485 gene encoding probable inactive tRNA-specific adenosine deaminase-like protein 3: MSNASAARSSKESRTESVARRWTPKPVLDPDITKDLPLIDAYVGILKEKKDISKAIKAISIILPGFDHLKRCSSNKILLAPVKSFDINDDVPIQDRLKIFLKEKAFDLALLEDDLRVIKVPERSAKSKAQAARASKIWPLKFHPDPMLETIIDGSIFNEDQLRGIEECMRIVITAAKLEAIGDSSCNGSAVIVDPDDGGRILAIAAAKMDRHPMWHASMLAVDLVAKLHGGGAWNLYEEEESIGPYRADDGNFEKRMKTIKRKYEEVAPLCYPRTLSNIEIPSVGCLQVKWKLQGRRNNGPKKADAIAEPSTGEKCGPYLCTGYWVFLLKEPCPMCAMALLHSRAAKIFYGVSNERTGVLGSNGILHAVPGLNHRYRVWSGVLERTCEEASNEIQRKTVDSVD, translated from the coding sequence atgtcgAATGCCTCGGCGGCAAGGAGTAGCAAGGAGAGCAGGACGGAATCGGTCGCGAGAAGATGGACGCCTAAGCCCGTTCTAGATCCGGATATAACGAAAGATCTTCCCTTGATTGACGCTTACGTGGGCATactgaaggaaaagaaggacaTATCTAAGGCGATTAAAGCTATATCGATCATTTTGCCGGGTTTCGATCATTTGAAACGTTGCTCGTCCAATAAGATCCTTCTGGCACCCGTGAAATCTTTCGATATAAACGACGACGTGCCGATCCAGGACCGACTAAAGATTTTTCTCAAGGAGAAAGCTTTCGATCTTGCTCTTTTAGAGGACGATTTGCGTGTCATCAAAGTTCCAGAAAGGAGCGCCAAGTCGAAAGCGCAGGCGGCACGGGCTTCGAAGATTTGGCCGTTAAAGTTTCATCCCGATCCTATGCTCGAAACAATCATCGACGGATCGATTTTCAACGAGGATCAACTACGAGGAATCGAGGAGTGCATGAGGATCGTCATAACAGCTGCAAAATTAGAGGCTATCGGGGATTCCAGTTGCAACGGTAGCGCCGTCATCGTCGATCCCGACGACGGCGGTAGGATCCTTGCGATCGCTGCCGCCAAAATGGACCGACACCCGATGTGGCACGCGTCGATGTTGGCCGTCGACCTAGTCGCTAAACTACACGGCGGGGGTGCTTGGAATTTGTACGAGGAGGAGGAATCTATTGGCCCGTATCGAGCCGACGACGGGaactttgaaaaaagaatgaaaactattaaaagaaaatacgaggAGGTGGCACCGCTTTGTTATCCACGAACGTTGTCCAATATAGAAATTCCTTCGGTGGGATGCCTCCAAGTTAAATGGAAATTACAAGGTCGGCGGAATAACGGTCCTAAAAAAGCTGACGCCATAGCGGAGCCGAGTACAGGCGAGAAATGTGGACCGTACTTGTGTACCGGCTATTGGGTTTTCTTGCTGAAGGAACCGTGTCCAATGTGCGCTATGGCTCTCCTTCATTCGAGAGCAgcgaaaatattttacggCGTATCGAACGAGAGGACCGGTGTCCTAGGATCCAATGGAATTTTGCATGCGGTCCCGGGACTTAATCATCGATATCGCGTTTGGAGTGGAGTATTGGAAAGGACCTGCGAGGAGGCGTCGAACGAAATTCAACGGAAGACCGTCGACTCCGTCGATTGA
- the LOC124432519 gene encoding uncharacterized protein LOC124432519 isoform X1 — protein sequence MLPSTLYDRRVSVYGVAVTPVLAKYRRECDEIFLKILIYPKEKGSKSMVDLSGPDTPYQHGFNNVVFVLPTIIVVGLSVFFVYKLFKCLREREQKREEKKKNKQLKKKK from the exons ATGCTTCCTTCGACGCTTTATGACCGACGTGTTAGCGTTT ATGGCGTCGCGGTGACACCTGTTCTCGCCAAGTACCGCCGCGAGTGCGATGAAATATTCCTGAAGATTCTCATTTAtccgaaagagaaaggaagcaAAAGTATGGTGGATCTCAGTGGACCTGACACGCCGTATCAACACGGCTTCAACAACGTCGTCTTCGTTCTTCCAACGATAATAGTCGTCGGTCTTTCCG TATTCTTCGTTTATAAACTTTTCAAATGCTTGAGGGAGCgcgaacaaaagagagaggagaaaaagaagaacaaacagttgaagaagaaaaagtag